From Salmo salar chromosome ssa04, Ssal_v3.1, whole genome shotgun sequence, one genomic window encodes:
- the LOC106603698 gene encoding protein phosphatase 1 regulatory subunit 14A gives MAANRVGRTHADEVHSSDLGTSPERGGNLQKRQARVTVKYNRKELQRRLDVEKWIDDCLNELYLGKEEDVPDEVNIDDLIDLPSNEERVKKLQEILQTCSNNTETFIGKLLVKLEGLHKQEELATEGIEHPSLCNHPQHRHEPYHFNDPHCPRTHTHTHQTL, from the exons ATGGCAGCCAACAGGGTCGGAAGAACGCACGCAGATGAAGTCCACTCGTCAGATTTGGGAACGTCTCCGGAACGCGGAGGCAACCTTCAGAAGAGACAAGCTCGAGTTACTGTGAAATACAACAGAAAAGAGCTGCAGAGACGACTAGACGTGGAGAAATGGATAGACGACTGTTTGAACGAGCTGTACTTGGGCAAG GAGGAAGACGTGCCAGATGAGGTAAACATTGATGACCTGATAGACCTGCCTAGCAATGAGGAGCGAGTGAAAAAGTTACAG GAGATCCTTCAGACATGCAGCAACAACACTGAG ACATTCATCGGCAAGCTGTTGGTCAAGCTGGAAGGCCTTCACAAGCAGGAGGAGCTGGCTACAGAGGGCATTGAACACCCCTCCCTTTGCAACCACCCCCAGCACCGCCATGAGCCGTACCACTTCAACGACCCCCACTGCCCccgcacccacacccacacccaccagACCCTCTGA